In Parerythrobacter aestuarii, the sequence GGGCAATGGACCGACCTGCTTGTCGCTGAGAAGGAACGAATGACAGCCCTGCATGTGCTGGGCGCGCTGGTTTGCCCAAGGACAGGGGCTGTAACGCGGTCAGATCATGATCGGGACCGGGCGATCGCGAGCATATTCTCATCCTACAACCACATGATGATGAACCGGCTGGGGATCACACCAGCGCTGGAGTATGAGTTTGCCTCTCTGCTGGCAGAAGCTCTGGCAAGCAGTCCTTCTTTGAGTGAGAACTGAATGCTGGCTCCTCGGCGGTTGAGCTAAAGCTCAGAGCGGAAAGACCGGACCAGCGCCTGCGCAGCCATCCAGACGTCTTCCCATGTGTCTGCGAAGTTCTCTTCGCCGCCATAGTAGGGGTCCGCCACCGCTGCACCTTCACGGCCCGGAACCATATCCATCAGAAGCGCGACGTGTGCCTCATGGTCGCCGGGTGCAATGCGCCGGATATTTGGCAAGTTCGAATGGTCCAGCGCGAGGATGTGGGTGAAGCGGGTGAAATCCGCTGCCTGGATCTGTCGGCCCCGATAATGGGCAATTTCTATGCCATGCCTGGC encodes:
- a CDS encoding low molecular weight protein-tyrosine-phosphatase, whose translation is MSITPAVLFVCLGNICRSPLAEAAFRKAAADAGLDAEADSAGTAAYHVGEPPDVRSIRTAARHGIEIAHYRGRQIQAADFTRFTHILALDHSNLPNIRRIAPGDHEAHVALLMDMVPGREGAAVADPYYGGEENFADTWEDVWMAAQALVRSFRSEL